From Candidatus Atelocyanobacterium thalassa isolate ALOHA, a single genomic window includes:
- the nagA gene encoding N-acetylglucosamine-6-phosphate deacetylase, translating into MQKTIITNAKLFGHQGLQQILIDEQGIIQNIINAAHSIDHLENYKIHDAQGNLVSLGGLDLQINGGLGLSFTDIDKSQISKLQEICDFFWKQGINSFLPTIVTTSSENIQKSLSTIKHFIEIQNKQNKQNKQTAQILGVHLEGPFLNHQKKGAHPFNYLLEPSIDFVKKILGDYQDIVKIVTLAPELDKTKKVIPYLLSKEIIVSLGHSQANSEEAKIAFAMGASMVTHAYNAMPSLHHRQPGLLGEAIVNENVSCGLIADGQHVCTTMIDLLLRSSLYDKGIFLVSDALAPIGLGDGVYPWDDRKIEVKRGTARLLDKTLAGTTLPLLVGVQNLVNWKICSPEIAIALATESPRRAINLPGISVGQTASLIQWRWDHLNNQLNWQRLEI; encoded by the coding sequence ATGCAAAAAACTATTATTACTAATGCTAAGTTATTTGGACATCAAGGATTACAACAAATCTTAATTGATGAACAAGGAATAATTCAAAATATAATAAACGCAGCTCATAGTATTGACCATTTAGAAAATTATAAAATTCATGATGCACAAGGAAACTTGGTTTCTTTAGGAGGCCTTGACCTACAAATCAATGGAGGTTTAGGTTTATCGTTTACAGATATTGATAAATCACAAATTTCAAAATTACAAGAAATTTGTGATTTTTTTTGGAAACAAGGAATAAATTCTTTTCTACCAACTATAGTAACGACTTCAAGTGAAAATATTCAGAAATCTTTATCAACCATTAAACACTTCATCGAAATTCAAAATAAACAAAATAAACAAAATAAACAAACGGCTCAAATACTTGGAGTTCATTTAGAAGGACCTTTTTTAAATCATCAAAAAAAAGGAGCACATCCTTTCAACTACCTTCTTGAACCATCTATTGATTTTGTTAAGAAAATATTAGGAGACTATCAAGATATTGTTAAAATAGTTACGTTAGCTCCTGAATTAGATAAAACTAAAAAAGTTATTCCATATTTATTATCAAAAGAGATAATTGTTAGCTTGGGGCACTCTCAAGCTAATTCAGAGGAGGCGAAAATAGCTTTTGCAATGGGAGCATCTATGGTAACTCATGCATATAATGCAATGCCTTCTTTACATCACCGCCAACCAGGATTATTGGGCGAAGCAATTGTAAATGAAAATGTTTCTTGTGGTCTAATTGCTGACGGTCAACATGTTTGTACTACTATGATTGATTTGTTATTAAGGAGTAGCTTGTACGATAAAGGCATATTTTTAGTAAGTGATGCTTTGGCACCTATAGGCTTGGGAGATGGGGTTTACCCTTGGGATGATAGAAAAATAGAAGTAAAGAGAGGAACAGCAAGACTTTTAGATAAAACTTTAGCAGGAACAACATTACCTTTATTAGTTGGAGTTCAAAATTTAGTTAATTGGAAAATATGTTCTCCTGAAATTGCTATTGCTTTAGCTACTGAATCACCTAGAAGAGCAATTAATTTGCCTGGAATTTCAGTTGGGCAAACGGCATCTTTAATTCAGTGGCGTTGGGACCATTTAAATAATCAATTAAATTGGCAAAGACTCGAAATTTAA
- the rpsT gene encoding 30S ribosomal protein S20, protein MANSKSAIKRIQIAERNRLRNKSYSSAVKTLMKKYFQAVENYAAAPTTDNKAIVEKSMSAAYSKIDKAVKRSVLHRNNGARKKARLAKFLQKVVPDS, encoded by the coding sequence GTGGCTAACTCAAAGTCTGCAATTAAGCGTATTCAAATTGCTGAACGTAACCGGCTCCGCAACAAGAGCTACAGTTCAGCTGTAAAAACTTTGATGAAAAAATACTTCCAAGCAGTAGAAAATTATGCTGCAGCTCCAACTACCGATAATAAAGCAATAGTTGAAAAGAGTATGTCAGCAGCTTACAGTAAAATCGACAAGGCTGTTAAAAGAAGCGTTTTACATCGTAACAATGGTGCCAGAAAAAAAGCACGGTTAGCAAAATTCTTACAGAAAGTTGTCCCGGACTCATAA
- the rpoB gene encoding DNA-directed RNA polymerase subunit beta, producing MNNLIYNYNLLPDLIEIQHLSFRWFLEEGLIEELNSFSPITDYVGKLELHFLGNNYKLKEPKHDVDEAKRRDSTYSVQMYVPTRLINKETGEIKEQEVFIGDLPLMTDRGTFIINGAERVIVNQIVRSPGVYYKAETDKNGRRTYSASLIPNRGAWLKFETDKNGLVWVRIDKTRKLSAQVLLKAIGLNDNEIFDSLRHPEFYQRTLEKEGNPTEEDALLELYRKLRPGEPPTVSGGQQLLESRFFDSKRYDLGRVGRYKLNKKLRLTAPDTMRVLRQQDILSAIDYLINLEFDIGTVDDIDHLGNRRVRSVGELLQNQVRVGLNRLERIIRERMTVSESDSLTPASLVNPKPLVAAIKEFFGSSQLSQFMDQTNPLAELTHKRRISALGPGGLARERAGFAVRDIHPSHHGRICPVETPEGPNAGLIGSLATYARVNQYGFIETPYYRVENGRVRRDLDPTYLTADEEDDLRVAPGDISTDTDGNIIGSVVPTRYRQEFFITSPDQVDFVAVSPVQIISVATSMIPFLEHDDANRALMGSNMQRQAVPLLRPERPLVGTGLEAQAARDSGMVIVSRTEGIVSYVDANKIRVKVTGPENHDKVGQEIQYILQKYQRSNQDTCLNQRPLVYVGEDVVPGQVLADGSATEGGELALGQNILVAYMPWEGYNYEDAILISERLVFDDIYTSIHVEKFEIEARQTKLGPEEITREIPNIGEDSLKNLDEQGIIHIGAWVEAGDILVGKVTPKGESDQPPEEKLLRAIFGEKARDVRDNSLRVPNGEKGRVVDVRVFTREQGDELPPGANIVVRVYVAQKRKIQVGDKMAGRHGNKGIISRILPIEDMPYLPDGRPMDIVLNPLGVPSRMNVGQVFECLLGWAGENLGVRFKITPFDEMYGEESSRKTVHGLLAKAAEKPRKNWVYENNHPGKIAVYDGRTGEKFDRPITVGQAYMLKLVHLVDDKIHARSTGPYSLVTQQPLGGKAQQGGQRFGEMEVWALEAYGAAYTLQELLTVKSDDMEGRNEALNAIVKGKPIPRPGTPESFKVLMRELQSLGLDIAVHKVETADDGTSRDVEVDLMIDSQRRSPNRPTYESLTTEDLEAEEV from the coding sequence ATGAATAATTTGATCTATAACTACAACCTCCTCCCCGATCTTATCGAAATTCAGCATTTAAGTTTTCGTTGGTTTCTTGAAGAAGGATTAATCGAAGAACTTAATAGCTTTTCTCCTATTACTGATTATGTAGGTAAGCTAGAGCTACATTTTTTAGGAAACAACTATAAATTAAAAGAGCCGAAACATGATGTCGATGAAGCAAAACGCCGAGACAGTACTTATTCGGTACAAATGTATGTTCCTACTCGTTTAATTAATAAAGAAACAGGAGAAATAAAGGAACAAGAAGTTTTCATTGGTGATTTACCATTGATGACTGATAGAGGAACATTTATTATTAATGGTGCAGAACGAGTTATTGTTAATCAGATAGTCCGTTCACCAGGAGTATACTATAAAGCAGAAACTGACAAAAATGGACGGCGTACTTATTCAGCTTCTTTGATTCCTAATAGAGGAGCTTGGTTAAAATTTGAAACTGATAAAAATGGCTTGGTATGGGTTAGGATAGATAAAACTCGTAAATTATCAGCTCAGGTTCTTTTAAAGGCTATTGGGTTAAACGATAATGAAATTTTTGATTCTTTACGTCATCCTGAATTCTATCAACGAACTTTGGAAAAAGAAGGCAACCCTACAGAAGAAGATGCTTTACTAGAGTTGTATAGAAAATTAAGACCCGGTGAACCTCCTACTGTTAGTGGAGGGCAACAACTTCTAGAATCTCGTTTCTTTGATAGTAAGCGTTATGACTTAGGCCGAGTAGGAAGATATAAACTTAATAAAAAACTTCGCTTAACTGCTCCAGATACAATGCGTGTTTTGCGTCAACAAGACATTTTATCTGCAATAGATTATCTAATAAACTTAGAATTTGACATCGGAACTGTAGATGATATTGATCATCTAGGAAATCGTAGAGTACGCTCAGTTGGAGAATTGCTCCAAAACCAAGTTAGGGTTGGCTTAAATCGTCTCGAAAGAATTATTAGAGAACGAATGACAGTGAGTGAATCTGATAGCTTAACACCAGCTTCTCTAGTTAATCCTAAGCCTTTAGTAGCTGCAATAAAAGAGTTTTTTGGTTCATCTCAATTATCTCAGTTCATGGATCAAACTAATCCACTAGCTGAATTAACTCATAAAAGGCGTATATCGGCTTTAGGTCCTGGAGGTCTTGCTAGAGAAAGAGCTGGTTTTGCAGTCAGAGATATTCACCCTTCTCATCATGGACGTATTTGTCCTGTTGAAACTCCTGAAGGTCCCAATGCTGGTTTAATTGGTTCTTTAGCTACTTATGCTAGGGTCAATCAATATGGCTTTATTGAAACTCCTTATTATCGAGTAGAGAATGGGCGAGTTAGAAGAGATCTAGATCCAACTTATCTTACCGCTGATGAAGAAGATGACCTCAGAGTTGCACCAGGTGACATTAGTACTGATACAGATGGTAATATAATAGGGAGTGTAGTTCCTACACGTTATCGTCAAGAATTTTTTATAACTAGTCCTGATCAAGTAGACTTTGTAGCTGTTTCTCCTGTGCAGATTATTTCTGTTGCAACTTCTATGATACCTTTCCTAGAGCATGATGACGCAAACCGCGCTCTAATGGGCTCTAACATGCAAAGACAAGCAGTTCCTTTACTACGTCCAGAACGGCCTCTTGTTGGCACAGGTCTTGAAGCCCAGGCCGCTAGAGACTCTGGGATGGTTATTGTATCTAGAACTGAAGGAATTGTTAGTTATGTTGATGCTAATAAGATACGAGTAAAAGTCACTGGCCCAGAAAATCATGATAAAGTTGGTCAAGAGATACAGTATATCTTACAAAAATATCAACGTTCTAATCAAGATACTTGCCTAAACCAAAGACCACTAGTATATGTCGGTGAAGATGTAGTACCAGGACAAGTTTTGGCAGATGGTTCTGCTACTGAAGGGGGCGAATTAGCTCTCGGTCAAAATATTCTAGTAGCATATATGCCTTGGGAGGGATATAACTATGAAGATGCTATTTTGATTAGTGAGCGTTTAGTGTTCGATGACATATATACAAGCATTCATGTAGAAAAATTCGAAATCGAAGCTCGTCAAACAAAATTAGGTCCAGAAGAGATCACCCGAGAAATTCCTAATATCGGAGAAGATTCTCTTAAGAACTTAGATGAACAAGGGATTATTCATATTGGAGCATGGGTAGAAGCAGGAGATATCCTTGTAGGAAAGGTAACTCCAAAAGGAGAATCGGATCAGCCACCAGAAGAAAAACTACTTCGAGCCATCTTCGGAGAAAAAGCACGAGATGTAAGAGATAATTCGTTAAGGGTTCCTAACGGTGAAAAAGGAAGAGTAGTAGATGTAAGAGTATTTACAAGAGAGCAGGGTGATGAGTTACCTCCAGGAGCGAATATAGTTGTTAGAGTTTATGTAGCTCAGAAACGTAAAATTCAAGTTGGCGATAAAATGGCAGGGCGTCATGGAAATAAAGGAATTATTTCAAGAATTTTACCTATTGAAGATATGCCATATCTTCCTGACGGAAGACCTATGGATATAGTATTAAATCCTTTAGGTGTTCCATCGAGGATGAATGTTGGACAAGTATTTGAATGCCTACTTGGTTGGGCTGGAGAAAATTTAGGAGTACGATTTAAGATTACTCCTTTTGATGAAATGTATGGTGAAGAATCATCTCGTAAAACTGTTCATGGCTTATTAGCTAAAGCAGCTGAGAAACCTCGCAAGAATTGGGTGTATGAAAACAATCATCCAGGCAAGATAGCTGTTTACGATGGACGTACCGGAGAAAAATTTGATCGTCCTATCACTGTCGGCCAAGCTTATATGTTAAAGCTAGTGCATCTCGTAGACGATAAGATTCATGCACGTTCAACAGGTCCTTATTCTTTGGTAACTCAGCAGCCTCTTGGTGGTAAAGCCCAACAAGGTGGTCAGCGTTTTGGAGAAATGGAAGTATGGGCTTTAGAAGCATATGGTGCCGCATATACATTACAAGAATTATTGACAGTAAAATCTGATGATATGGAAGGAAGAAACGAAGCTTTAAATGCCATCGTCAAAGGAAAACCTATACCTCGTCCAGGGACACCAGAATCATTTAAGGTATTAATGAGAGAACTACAGTCCTTAGGATTAGATATTGCTGTCCACAAAGTAGAAACTGCTGATGATGGAACAAGTCGAGATGTAGAAGTTGATTTAATGATCGACAGTCAACGCCGTTCACCCAATCGTCCAACTTATGAGTCACTGACTACAGAGGATCTTGAAGCAGAAGAGGTTTAA
- the hpnJ gene encoding hopanoid biosynthesis associated radical SAM protein HpnJ: MKKTLFLSPPSFNGFDGGAGARYQAKREITSFWYPTWLAQPAALVPGSKLIDAPAHNQSIEDVLSVSKDYELIIMYTSTPTLPNDVKCAEAIKKQNPSAEIGLLGAHAAVLPTETLEENPVLDFVCRSEFDYTCKELAEGKPYDTIKGLSYRDKFNNIKHTEERPLVQDWDSMPSVFPVYQKNLDFRKYFIGYLLHPYISLYTGRGCPAKCTFCLWPQTIGGHDYRAKSPNIVGQEMALAKSIWGNSVQEYFFDDDTFTIDKKRVIAISEHLKKLNLTWSCNARANLDYETLKTLRDNGLRLLLVGLESGNQKVLDGIKKGIKLEVARKFMANCTKLGIKVHGAFIIGLPNETKETIEETIRFACEVSPHTIQVSIASPYPGTELYKQAQDNGWFSKGDLVANSGIQMSTLHYPGLSSSDIEDAVEQMYRRFYFRRRTIIPIVQEMLGNPQMLVRRLREGREFMSYLKERRARSLINR, from the coding sequence ATGAAAAAGACCTTATTTTTAAGTCCGCCCTCATTTAATGGATTTGACGGAGGTGCAGGAGCAAGATATCAAGCAAAAAGAGAAATTACTTCTTTTTGGTATCCTACATGGTTGGCACAGCCAGCGGCTTTGGTTCCAGGCAGTAAATTAATTGATGCTCCCGCTCATAACCAAAGTATTGAAGATGTTCTTAGTGTCTCTAAAGACTACGAACTTATTATCATGTATACCAGTACTCCAACTTTACCAAATGATGTGAAGTGTGCTGAAGCGATTAAAAAGCAAAATCCTTCAGCTGAGATAGGTCTCCTAGGAGCGCATGCAGCAGTATTGCCAACTGAGACACTGGAAGAAAATCCTGTTTTAGACTTCGTTTGTCGTTCTGAATTTGATTATACTTGTAAGGAATTAGCTGAAGGAAAACCTTACGATACTATAAAGGGGTTGAGTTATAGAGATAAATTCAACAATATAAAACACACTGAAGAGCGACCATTAGTTCAAGATTGGGATTCAATGCCAAGTGTTTTCCCTGTATATCAGAAAAATCTTGATTTTCGCAAATATTTTATTGGCTATTTACTTCATCCGTATATTTCTTTATATACAGGAAGAGGTTGTCCAGCAAAATGTACTTTTTGTTTATGGCCACAAACCATTGGAGGTCATGACTACCGTGCCAAAAGTCCTAATATTGTAGGACAAGAAATGGCTTTAGCTAAGTCGATCTGGGGTAATTCTGTTCAAGAATATTTCTTTGATGATGATACTTTTACTATTGATAAGAAACGTGTTATCGCAATCAGTGAACATTTGAAAAAGCTTAATTTAACCTGGAGTTGTAATGCACGTGCTAATTTAGATTATGAAACTCTTAAAACTTTACGCGATAATGGATTAAGGCTATTGTTGGTAGGTCTTGAGTCTGGTAATCAAAAAGTTCTTGATGGTATCAAAAAAGGAATTAAACTCGAAGTAGCCCGTAAGTTTATGGCAAATTGTACTAAATTAGGCATTAAAGTACATGGAGCTTTTATCATTGGGTTGCCAAACGAAACAAAAGAGACTATTGAAGAAACTATACGTTTTGCTTGTGAGGTAAGTCCTCATACAATTCAAGTATCTATTGCTTCTCCTTATCCAGGTACAGAACTATACAAGCAAGCACAAGACAATGGATGGTTTAGTAAAGGAGATTTAGTTGCCAATTCTGGCATTCAAATGTCTACACTGCATTATCCTGGATTATCATCAAGTGATATTGAAGATGCTGTTGAACAAATGTATCGTCGTTTTTATTTCCGTCGTCGTACAATTATTCCTATTGTCCAAGAAATGTTGGGAAATCCTCAAATGTTAGTACGTCGTCTAAGGGAAGGACGAGAGTTTATGTCTTATCTAAAAGAGCGTCGTGCTCGAAGTCTTATTAACCGTTAA
- a CDS encoding aldehyde oxygenase (deformylating), translated as MQELALRSELDFNSETYKDAYSRINAIVIEGEQEAYQNYLDMVHMLPKNKDELVRLSKMENRHKTGFQACGKNLNVIPDMQYAKEFFSQLHENFQIAKNEKKVVTCLLIQALIIEAFAIAAYNIYIPVADPFARKITENVVKDEYKHLNFGEVWLGENFESSKIELEEANKTNLPIVWKMLNEVEQDASILGMEKEALVEDFMISYGEALGNIGFSTREIMRMSSHGLRAS; from the coding sequence ATGCAAGAGCTTGCCTTACGATCAGAACTTGACTTCAACAGTGAAACTTATAAAGATGCGTATAGCCGCATCAATGCCATTGTTATTGAAGGAGAACAAGAAGCCTATCAGAACTACCTCGACATGGTACATATGCTACCAAAAAACAAAGATGAACTAGTTCGTCTTTCGAAAATGGAAAATCGTCACAAAACGGGCTTTCAGGCTTGTGGTAAAAATTTAAATGTTATTCCTGATATGCAATATGCTAAGGAATTCTTTTCTCAACTTCATGAAAATTTTCAAATAGCAAAAAATGAAAAAAAAGTTGTTACTTGCTTATTAATTCAGGCTTTGATTATCGAAGCTTTTGCGATCGCTGCTTATAATATATATATTCCTGTAGCAGATCCTTTTGCTCGTAAAATCACTGAAAATGTTGTTAAAGACGAATATAAACATTTGAACTTTGGTGAAGTTTGGCTAGGGGAAAATTTTGAATCATCTAAAATAGAACTAGAAGAAGCAAACAAAACAAATTTACCTATCGTCTGGAAAATGCTAAATGAAGTTGAGCAAGATGCCAGTATATTAGGAATGGAAAAAGAAGCACTAGTTGAAGACTTTATGATTAGTTATGGAGAAGCGCTAGGAAATATTGGTTTTTCTACTCGAGAAATAATGAGAATGTCTTCTCATGGTTTACGTGCCTCCTAA
- the hypB gene encoding hydrogenase nickel incorporation protein HypB yields the protein MCVTCGCSSNNNISLTKIDTGERKSIDKYSNKSIDDNSLSQFQNEHINYSQSTKDSENIINLEKKILQKNSSFAEQNRLFFRENNICSLNLVSSPGAGKTTLLTRTINDLKQYIPINVIEGDQETINDAKKIKETGCKVIQINTGAGCHLEALMVQQGYMELNPQPNSILMIENVGNLVCPALFDLGESAKIAILSITEGEDKPLKYPHMFRESKVMLLTKIDLLPYLDFNINQCLEYAKQVNPELDIFQVSSVTGEGLSAWYGWLKNHFVIH from the coding sequence ATGTGTGTAACATGTGGATGCAGTAGTAACAATAATATTTCTCTGACTAAAATTGATACAGGAGAAAGGAAAAGTATTGATAAGTATAGCAATAAGTCGATTGACGATAACTCTTTGAGTCAGTTTCAAAATGAGCATATTAATTATTCACAATCTACTAAAGATTCTGAAAATATAATTAATTTGGAAAAAAAAATCTTACAAAAAAATAGTTCATTTGCTGAACAAAATCGCCTTTTTTTCAGAGAAAATAATATCTGTTCTTTAAACTTAGTAAGTTCTCCAGGTGCTGGTAAAACAACTTTATTAACTCGTACAATTAATGATTTAAAACAATACATTCCAATCAATGTTATCGAAGGAGACCAAGAAACTATTAATGATGCCAAGAAAATTAAAGAAACTGGATGCAAAGTTATTCAAATTAATACTGGAGCAGGTTGTCATTTAGAAGCTTTAATGGTTCAACAAGGCTATATGGAGTTAAACCCTCAACCTAATTCGATTTTGATGATAGAGAATGTTGGTAATTTGGTTTGCCCTGCCTTATTTGACTTAGGTGAGTCAGCTAAAATTGCCATTCTATCTATTACAGAGGGAGAAGATAAACCTCTAAAATATCCACATATGTTTAGAGAAAGCAAAGTAATGCTATTAACGAAAATTGACTTATTACCCTACCTTGATTTTAATATTAATCAATGCTTGGAATACGCTAAACAAGTAAATCCTGAATTAGATATATTTCAAGTTTCCTCTGTTACTGGAGAAGGCTTATCAGCTTGGTATGGTTGGCTTAAAAATCATTTTGTAATCCATTAA